One window from the genome of Penaeus monodon isolate SGIC_2016 chromosome 2, NSTDA_Pmon_1, whole genome shotgun sequence encodes:
- the LOC119579086 gene encoding mucin-2-like gives MQLPPPPPATQDAPGRHLSGILEYPDDAVVPPSAEQRVDLEDPAERSVFIRVSQTQNQNQNQWLQAPPAPLPSPTATLPTTTMATEMSLSLPTVSSATEESASLTPLTTAAMSTTASPTTSASSATPTTTSPPTTTTSTTTTTTSSPATTTTTTTTSQPTTTTTTTTSPRTTTTTTTTSPRTTTATTPSPTTTTASTSTTTTSPPTTTTTTTTTTTTSPSTTTSTTTSPSTTTTATTTTISPPTTTTPTTTTSTSPPTTTSPSTTTTSTTTSPATTAASTPTTITSTTTTSPLTTTTTITTTTSPATTTSATTPITTSSTTIPPTTSTTTTSTTTSTTTSAKTTTSPTTTESTTTTTSPTTTTTTSATSTTTAKTTTKKPPWRLKFHMHNDTHHCKPCVGFPVLNPYHASAAAGLIEVCRLCLKARSDIRNKRLVVLETERGESQMMQFPDLTTTDDSQSDLLDDHTQTDNHFARAYDDSTFLDCGTDDFNDTDLMDDADTPRKHDSILGRLDCNLFIHRIIQCVSRYKSNAGCKTFSSVTKMP, from the exons ATGCAATTACCACCACCTCCCCCAGCGACCCAGGACGCGCCAGGACGTCATCTTTCGGGAATTCTGGAATATCCTGACGACGCGGTGGTTCCTCCTTCGGCAGAGCAAAGGGTGGATTTAGAGGACCCAGCAGAACGCAGTGTCTTCATCCGCGTTAGCCAGACGCAGAACCAAAACCAGAATCAGTGGCT CCAAGCCCCGCCCGCACCCCTGCCATCCCCTACAGCAACCCTGCCAACTACAACTATGGCTACAGaaatgtctctctcccttcccactgtCTCGTCTGCCACTGAGGAGTCTGCCTCTCTGACTCCGCTAACAACGGCTGCCATGTCAACAACTGCCTCTCCGACTACCAGTGCTTCCTCTGCAACACCCACAACTACCTCTCCACCAACCACTACTACATCTACAACAACGACAACTACCTCGTCACCTGCCactacaaccacaaccacaactacCTCTCAACCTACCACTACAACAACCACAACTACCTCCCCACGTACCACTACAACAACCACAACTACCTCCCCACGtaccactactgctacaactCCCTCTCCGACTACCACAACCGCTTCTACATCAACCACAACTACCTCACCACCTACTaccacaactacaactacaacgaCTACAACTACTTCTCCATCTACCACCACATCTACAACTACCTCACCATCTACCACTACAACTGCAACGACCACAACTATCTCCCCGCCTACCACTACCACCCCTACAACAACCACAAGTACCTCTCCACCTACAACTACCTCTCcatctaccactactacttctacaaccACCTCTCCGGCTACCACAGCTGCCTCTACACCAACAACCATTACCTCTACAACAACTACCTCACCACTTACCACTACAACTACAATAACCACAACTACCTCCCCAGCTACCACCACCTCTGCAACTACCCCTATAACAACTAGTAGTACAACCATTCCACCAACTACATCAACCACTACTACCTCTACAACAACATCTACTACTACCTCAGCAAAAACCACAACTAGCCCTACAACAACTGAAAGTACAACCACTACTACCTCACCAACCACGACAACCACAACATCTGCTACCTCAACAACTACAGCTAAAACCACAACTAAAAAGCCTCCCTG gaggctgaaatttcacatgcataacgATACACATCACTGTAAGCCATGTGTTGGATTTCCAGTCCTCAACCCATACCATGCTTCTGCTGCTGCGGGACTTATTGAGGTCTGTAGGTTGTGTTTGAAGGCTCGAAGTGACATCAGAAATAAGCGTCTCGTCGTCTTGGaaacggaaagaggtgaaagtcagatgatgcaaT TTCCAGATCTTACGACCACCGACGACTCACAGTCAGACCTTCTGGACGACCACACACAGACCGACAACCACTTCGCCCGGGCCTACGACGACTCAACTTTCCTTGACTGTGGAACCGACGACTTTAATGACACAGATCTCATGGACGACGCAGACACTCCCAGAAAGCACGACTCCATCCTTGGACGACTTGACTGCAACCTGTTCATCCACCGAATTATCCAGTGCGTCTCCAGGTACAAGTCGAACGCAGGGTGCAAAACGTTTAGCAGTGTTACCAAAATGCCGTAA
- the LOC119579095 gene encoding LOW QUALITY PROTEIN: integumentary mucin C.1-like (The sequence of the model RefSeq protein was modified relative to this genomic sequence to represent the inferred CDS: inserted 2 bases in 1 codon): MLNNNCPTLPKHTHIAPTHPTTCHHNMPNKLPQTLPPTMPPNIAPNTATHCLQQHCPQLVPHNFHNMPTHCHQQLPNTATTHCLQQLPPTTLPPTPAQQHCPQHCHQHCLQQRCHQQHCLQHTATNNIASNTATNIASNNCHPTTCHQPKNMPHNPTTPTRQIAPTCTKHASNNTTPRHNIAHLQQHCTQHTCQQQLQHNRQQHCLQQHYHPTTLPPNTATNNIASNNCTTFLQQHNLPPTHPHPPTPHIASQHSPQHVPPQPPTHAHNMHQHLPPHYPPQHCLQTLPPHMPPNNTCLQHTTCLQHFPTHCLQTTCSTTAPTTLPPTTLPPTTLQHCLQQHCQPTTCLQQLPPTTLPPTTLPPTTLPPTTLPPTTLPPTTLPPTTLPPTTLPPTTLPPTTLPPTTLLPTTLPPTLPPTTLPPTTLPPTTTXPTTTPTTTTSTTTTPTTTTTTTPTTTTTRKTTTTTKRPLIPINPHRSEVTDSAPPFPGVLPGVHRTHSQTAVGLAQVPLGQNGSIWGSFLPSAKDKVDAGGSDHHMGSGYSMPGHMGSSSVSPWQAGYGFPGHGDAKWRESKPSECNRSSER, translated from the exons ATGCTCAACAACAACTGCCCCACAttgcctaaacacacacacattgccccAACACATCCCACAACATGCCACCACAACATGCCCAACAAACTGCCCCAAACATTGCCTCCAACAATGCCACCAAACATTGCCCCAAACACTGCCACACATTGCCTCCAACAACACTGCCCACAACTTGTCCCCCACAACTTCCACAACATGCCCACACACTGCCACCAACAACTGCCCAACACTGCCACCACACATTGCCTCCAACAACTGCCACCAACAACATTGCCTCCAACACCTGCACAACAACATTGCCCACAACACTGCCACCAACATTGCCTCCAACAACGCTGCCACCAACAACATTGCCTCCAACACACTGCCACCAACAACATTGCCTCCAACACTGCCACCAACATTGCCTCCAACAACTGCCATCCAACAACCTGCCACCAACCCAAAAACATGCCCCACAACCCAACAACTCCCACACGCCAAATTGCTCCAACATGCACCAAACATGCCTCCAACAACACTACCCCCCGCCACAACATTGCCCACCTCCAACAACACTGCACCCAACATACCTGCCAACAACAGCTCCAACACAACCGCCAACAACATTGCCTCCAACAACACTACCATCCAACAACACTGCCTCCAAACACTGCCACCAACAACATTGCCTCCAACAACTGCACAACATTCCTCCAACAACACAACTTGCCTCCAACACACCCACATCCTCCAACGCCACACATTGCCTCACAACACTCCCCACAACATGTACCTCCACAACCTCCAACACATGCCCACAACATGCACCAACACTTGCCTCCACACTACCCACCACAACATTGCCTCCAAACACTGCCACCACACATGCCTCCAAACAACACTTGCCTCCAACACACCACATGCCTCCAACACTTCCCAACACACTGCCTCCAAACAACATGCTCCACAACTGCTCCAACAACACTGCCACCAACAACACTGCCTCCAACAACACTTCAACACTGCCTCCAACAACACTGCCAACCAACAACATGCCTCCAACAACTTCCTCCAACAACACTTCCTCCAACAACTCTGCCTCCAACAACACTGCCACCAACCACATTGCCTCCAACAACACTTCCTCCAACAACACTGCCACCAACAACACTGCCTCCAACAACACTGCCACCTACAACACTGCCACCTACAACATTGCCTCCAACAACATTGCTACCAACAACACTGCCACCGACATTGCCTCCAACAACATTGCCTCCAACAACGCTGCCTCCAAcgaccac accaaccacaacccCCACTACGACAACttccacaaccacaacccccactacaactacaactacaacccccacaaccacaaccacgagaaaaacaacaacaacaacaaaacgtccCTTGATCCCCATAAACCCCCACAGGTCAGAGGTCACAGATTCCGCTCCCCCCTTCCCTGGAGTTCTCCCTGGGGTCCACCGCACGCACTCGCAAACGGCCGTGGGGTTGGCGCAGGTCCCGTTAGGTCAAAATGGGTCAATCTGGGGTTCTTTCTTGCCGTCTGCCAAAGATAAGGTGGATGCAGGAGGTTCTGACCACCATATGGGGTCGGGATATAGTATGCCAGGTCATATGGGGTCAAGTTCTGTGTCCCCATGGCAGGCAGGGTATGGGTTTCCGGGTCACGGGGATGCAAAGTGGCGAGAATCAAAGCCAAGTGAATGCAACAGGTCGTCAGAGAGGTAA